The Saccharolobus shibatae B12 genomic interval ACGTGGAAAGAACTTCTGCGAAGTATATCATAACTGATGGCGGAAGGAGAAGCTATGGTAAAGAGCTAGCTGAATACATTTCCAAAAAATTAGGCAAAGTAGCGGTTAGTATGCCGTAGATCAAATTAGTGCCATTCAGGTTTAAATTGCAAATTCACTATATTTCAAAAACTATGACGAATTTAATTGGGTGAAAACGGTTTATAAAAGGGAATACATGCCTAATCGTGTTAACACTTTTATATTTATACCATTCACAAATTACAATTCGCAATGGATCCCAGAATCGCCCTCAAATTACAAGTGTCTCATTAATTAACTTATTTAACTTAAATCTGGAAGGCGAGAAAATATCTATAAATTTATTCTTGTAGTTATCTGCAATTAGATCAGCCATTATTTTTCCAGAGTAAGGAGCGAACATCATGCCGTGGCCACTATAGCCTGCGTCAATAAATAGACCTTCTGGCCAATCATCAGAATACCCCATAATTTGAGAACTGTCTGGAGTCATCTCATAATAACCTGACCATCCTCTCAATACTCCTATACCCTCTATTCCCTTTATTAATTGCGTTATACCTTTGAGAAATTTTATGGTGTTAGATATTGATATTGTGAACTCCTCAAATTTATATTCCCTTTTATCTTCTATTCCACCTATGATCTCTCCTTTTAATGTCTGTGAGAAATAGATTTGAAGCTTAGAGTTTATAATTAATGGTTCGATAAAATATCTTAATGGTTCTGTTATATATATCTCTTTTTTCTCTGGAAATATAGGTATTTTTATTCCGATACTGGATAATATTTCACTACTCCACGCCCCTGCAGTAACTATAACCTTATCGCCATACAATTCTTTTCCACTACTTAGTTTTACGCCTTTTATCTTGTTATCATCTTTTATTAGCGAGACCACTTTATCATAAATCATTGAAACCTT includes:
- a CDS encoding NAD(P)/FAD-dependent oxidoreductase; this encodes MIIIVGAGSHGLSLAYHLVKKGYDKKDLTLIEWKRIGYGSSSRNASRYRYHFYSKENVEYAINAINYLKKQSKELEYNSLLLRTGYLWIINEEKEYSSFKKLDSFWSSYNIGGKFIECKDRYSYIKFEGQCYLAPQDGAFHHDYILYSYYYSIKDKVSMIYDKVVSLIKDDNKIKGVKLSSGKELYGDKVIVTAGAWSSEILSSIGIKIPIFPEKKEIYITEPLRYFIEPLIINSKLQIYFSQTLKGEIIGGIEDKREYKFEEFTISISNTIKFLKGITQLIKGIEGIGVLRGWSGYYEMTPDSSQIMGYSDDWPEGLFIDAGYSGHGMMFAPYSGKIMADLIADNYKNKFIDIFSPSRFKLNKLINETLVI